CAATGCTAAATAAAAACTGGCTAGGCTTATCAATTGTTCATAGGATAACATGCTGTAGTACTTTTCAAAGGCAATGGTTTTAGTTCTTTCTAAACTATTGCAAATGATGTGAAAGTAGCTCATGGTATGACAGACACCTAGTTTCTCTAAAATTTCCTGAACAAGCTGCATTCCCTAGGTTCTCTGATATGGAGTTGGTTGAACTTGCTGGATCATTTGCTATTTTACTGCATGGGATGTTTAGAATTCAGCTTTGAGCTAAACTGTTGCATGTTTggatatttgtttttattagctTTGCAGAAAGTTTGTGTTTTAGTATACCTTGTTATAGCATTCCCTGTGTAaggggttaaaaaaaacccctcacaacTTTACATGTCTCTCCCATTCCTTTAATTCAGTGCCAGAAACACGATGATATGATCCTGAATCTGAAAAGCTGAATtgcctatatttttttttcttttttcttgtaagtCCTGTGGCAGGAGACCCTTAACATCTAATCAAGAGCCAGGAACTGAGGACTTGATGAAATAACATCATGATGACGTGTAAAAGGTTGCAGTATCAGCTAAAGCTGTGAATGTGCAGGTCCAAGTCCCTGTTGTTGatgcaacaacaaaaaaaccttaacATATAACAACATAAACCCAGCATTTGAGAAGGatctaaattttaatttagtgAAACCTAAGTAAGGCTAATCAAGTAAATAAGTGAAAAACTCTGAATAGATGATAAACCCATAATCATTATTTGATCATGTATTTATTGAAGGTGCATAGCCAAAGGTTGTGTTGATTCAAGGAGGGAATTCAAAAATCTGTTCTAAGCGGCTGTAACACATCATTTGGCCTCCAAATGAGTGCAAATTTCTAGCTGATGAGTACCCTCTGATAAATAACCTGCTTAAGAGATTTAAGGCTAGAAGAAGTGTTATTGAACTGAACTCATGATAATTTCTGGGATACCGAGCAAGGCTGGGCCACGGATTGATCTGTGATCTTACTGACAGCAGAGTAAAACTATTGTAGCCATGAGAAAGTATCActttgtacatttttattaaacttGTTGCTCTAAGCCAAGTTGCTGTACAATTGCAGTTGTCTAAATTGTGGCCTTCTGTGTTAATTGTTGTAGCCGAAAAATTTTCATTCTTGGGCCTTCCCATCATGTGCCCCTCTCCCGATGTGCACTTTCCAGTGTGGACATTTACAGAACACCTCTGTATGATCTTCGAATTGACCAAAAGAGTAAGTGTGTGATAAAGCTTGGACTTAACTGAGGCTTGGCTATTGACTGTGGTACTACAGTGATGaggattttcttcttgttgGGCACTTCCTTGCTGTAAGTGGCATACAAGTGCAAATCTGGTTTTAGTGCAGCAAAAACTAACTTCTGAAAGATCCTGGTTGTTTCAGACATGGTCACATTATAACCGTAATGTCTCTCTTCCTTCTGGCAAGTAAAGAATTCTACATTTTTGCTtatcttttccattttgagTGTGTGCCTCAGGGTTTTATAACTAAGAAAGTGTTACATCAAATAATAGCTCATTAAACACCACCTCCATTTTCCTGTGAAGTATTCTTGCTGGAAAGAAAGGTTCCTTAGTTGGTTTGAATTTGATTTCTGATCGAGGAataacagagaaacaaaatattgcttttatttGGATGCATTATTGCATGTGACTTTTTAACTTGTAGACTTAAATACTGTTAGTCCATGAAATACCAGTCTTTTGAACTAAGTGCAGTGAAGATAAATTTGATATTTTGAGGTATACCTAAGTGATACAGCATCTTTTTCAGAAGTGCTAATTAGCACAGATGTGTTGTTTCACTGTAACTGTGATTAAGCAAGCAAATTCAGGCTTTCTACATAGAGCCTGCAGAAATTTCCGTAGGTaagaaatgttttgctttctgtagaATTCCTTTATGGAGCTGAGAAGGGGGCACAGTGGAGAATTCATCCAGTGgagaattttcaaaatgtagAGATGACTCTGCAAGTTCTCAAGTACACTTGAGAGTAGAAAAGATAACTGACAAATGTTGATTACTTAATCAGTTGTGGCTGTCTCTAGATTTCATGATTCAGTCAATAATAAATTCTATTAAAGAGTAACACATCCAGCAATGGCTCAGctgatgaatttttatttaaaaaaaaaggtcagttTATGAAGATAAAAATTCATTGACTGGGCAAATGGTTGtatattttcaaatgtattttatttgtgtaaTTAAATTTTGTATCATAACTGAAAATCTTATTCAATATACTGATAAGGTCACTGATTTAATACACTTATTTTGTAAACAGAATAAATTATGGTTATATTTTAATGACTTCAACATAATTTTAATCCTGaatttatttagaaacaaaTGATTTATGATGATAGCTCTTGGAGTCCTTGGCAAGTAATTTTTTATAATGGTTATGTTCTGATAAAGGTAGACTGTAGCTTGCTTTTTGCACCTGTAGTGGTTttcaaaaataagcaaaaaaaaaaataaaagtagtaaaAACTGATCTTTCATTCATTTCAGTTTATGGAGAATTGTGGAAGACTGGAATGTTTGAGCGTATGTCCCTACAAACAGACGAAGATGAACACAGTATTGAAATGCATTTGCCTTATACTGCTAAAGCCATGGAAAGGTACTAGGGCTAATAACTTCTACAAGAATGAACATTATGTGCATAAATGTTTGAGCTACTGTGAAGTCCGGTAGGaaataataatacattttatGACATAGAAGGCCTGATAGTGTATATAATGCTCATACTCCTCCATCCCCCAATAAAAATTTTGGTAAGGAGCGGGTCAGAGACTAGGATAAGCTGCTGTAATTGGAACTGTGAGCAGAGCAAACATCTGAATGATGAAGTTATAACACCTCTTATAACAGGTTGCCTTAATAGAGTTAATATTAGACATGTCTTCATGAACTTTTCTcaacaactgatttttttccccacttttgtAAGGCAGCTCTGAAAGAAGTTCAGATagttttctgtgggattttaaGTTTCTTCGGAGCCTTAATactaattttgaaattaagggtGTGTTTATAGCTACTGTTTCAGATGttagctttaaataaaaatggtcatctttaaggaaaaaatgtcaATCTGTGTTGGGGTTTCTTCCCTAACACATgccccatccccccccccccttttttttcttacttccattgtgttttgaattttccCTAGAGTATCGGTATATACTTGGGCACTATGTTGAGCATTTTCATATACGTTTTATATACTTTGGCGAATTACCCAACACACAGCATCTGTACAGGGAGAATTTAATTCTTACTTCATTCCTGATTTCActgtgtcttttctttttgtttgcctGGTGTTTTCACTTTGCAGCGGGGAGAAATACTGATTTTGGGGGTGTGTGTTTTCTGAAGTTGAAGTACTTTGTGGTTCTAAAACCACATCCTACTATGACCTTACCAAATTACTATCgtcaaataaacatttttaacttttaaacaTTCTGCTGTTTCAATTAGCAAGCCCTAAAAAGATCTTCAGATGTTACTTGAATTACAaccttttttctcttgcttatAAGCCATAAGGATGAGTTTACTATTATTCCTGTGTTGGTCGGAGCACTGAGTGAGTCAAAAGAGCAGGAATTTGGAAAACTCTTCAGTAAATACCTAGCTGATCCTAGTAACCTCTTTGTGGTTTCTTCTGACTTTTGCCATTGGGGTAAGTTTCATGTCTCATTATATATTGAATATTTTgtagctattttaaaataatgtgttttattAAACATTGAACATTTAAACTTCTggtaaatgtatttttgcaaCTTAAATGCCTTTGTAAAGttaaaaaagactttaaaatctGGAATAATAGGTGAAAAATATTGATGTGGTACTGTGTTTTCAGTATAGTGGAGGAAATAAATGGTGAAGGTGTGTGGGTTTATATACATCTCTTTACTGTTGCAATGAAATAATTGTCTGAAGTTGCTTGCtctttttactcttcttttaAGCACCTCAAAACaactttcaaaacaaattagCTAAAAATTCACAGGGCTTGGCCACATTCCTCTGCTAGAAATAAGTTTTGTATATTTTACTGCTGGGTAAGATAGCAGATGGATTATTTATGCCAATTCACCCCAGTTCATCTTGGTGGCAGAGCTATAAAGACTCCAGAAGCCTTGACTTCTGTCCTgcttcataattttatttttcttttaaatgtgatAGTAGCTGGAAAAGGGACTGCTTCAGAAAGATACATTACACAACAgaccttcttcctttttttccattgtcaTCTTTGGTCAACTTAATTAAGTGCAAGTTTTACTTGTCTTTGAATTGTGGAGTAGGTGGAAGTATATATAAGAATGACCTGGTCCTGTTGTGGCTAATGATCCATCTAGATCTGCTCATTGAATAATcatgaattttttcttttaaccttcATTTACTGTGGGTATTGTTGTGCAAGCAGAAGTAGCCTGACTCCATGGTTGACTTTGTGAAGAGGGATAGCAAAATGAAATGTTGCTTTATTTCTTAACTGGTAGAATTGGATTCCAAGGCAATAACAGGCAATTAGTGAGTGATACTTCAGTGTCAGTTCTACATAGTAGATTTCTCTTTAGGAATATAGACACCCATcgtgtattttttttactttgcttctGGGCTGCTATTTCATGATTGCCCTAGAATTTCTTCAATGGAGCTAAAAGgtataaaataaatgaagattACTACTTTGCAAGTATTATACTTTCAAATATTTAGTAAGTATTAGGGAGTGTTTTAGCtacaatttttcccttttttattttatacgTGATTTTTGTTTCAAGGTCAGAGGTTCCGTTACAGTTACTATGATGAATCCCAAGGAGAAATTTATAGATCCATTGAGCACCTAGATAAAATGGTAAGTTTTCAGATTTGGTGGAACTAACTAACAAATTTCTCCTGTACATTCCATTTCTTTGAACACTTTAGAAATTTCTCTAACAAGATATTATAGATCAGCTATTTTATTGAATgtataattttcctttgtttaccACAATAAGAATTTAGCTGTTGGTTTTAGCTAGCATCCTCCCTTCTACTGACTGCGCACAATTATATTGCGGGTATAAACTAGTAAGCATAATTAATGAGAAGAAATGCATGTTCACCTACCTAAAAAGCTCTAATGTAACGTAATTTCTGTCCACGTACCCTCTTGTGTATTTGGAAAGCAGTAAAAATTATGCATGGAGAATTGTGGTAGTTCCAGCTTGCTAGCTGTGATACCTGCATATAGAAACAGCATTGTGATTATGCAAAGGGTTTCAGCAACATCCATTTGGAGGAAGAGAGGCTGTAGGGCATTGCACTGGTCAGGAAAATGAAAGCCACTGTTTCCTTGGCAGTAGCCTTCCCCATGCCCCTTGCTGTGTAGTAGATGGTGGGGAAAAAGCAGTAGACCATACTTCATTTTGGGTTTGGCCAAAGGCTGAAAGGATGCTACATACAGAAAGGTCCTATGCCAATTAtgttgcattttctttgcagtCACAGGAGccaaggatttctttttaaattaaaaagaaccCAAATAACTTAATGGTCAAGACTATACTTAAGGCACAGAATAGCAGtaatttttctggaaatatgTAACCTGAAAATTTGTTTTACAGCTGTTTGCATCATTTATGTAAATTCTGTAGAATCTGTTAGAAGAGAGAACTGTTCTTATTCATGGcatgttaattttttccttgtcttgaAGGAATAAATCCTATCTGTTGGAGAGATCTCTAGACTTTTTTGCTTTGGGTATCCATATTaacctctttgtttttcttctattcaTCACAGGAATAGTATGAGTAAATAATTTGCCTTCATTCTGTTTATCCCACCTTTAATAATGCTTTTAGTCAGTTGAGAGGCTTCTCTGTCAAGACAAGTGTTTTTCTACAGAATCAGCAGCTTTGAGTATTTTTGCAGGAGAGCAGATTATGGTGCATTAGCAAACATTAGTTTCCCCTTGTTAACTTCTGTGGTGAAAGCTTGAGGAAAGACTGGACTTTGgcatttaattacttttagGGAATATGTTGCTGCACCAACTCTTTCTTTTGGTAGTTATTCAGCCAAATGGAGGTGACATTTTTTGTAACATGGAAAATCATATCTACTGTTCAATAActataaaaatactgttttgatCTTCAGTTTAACTGGAAAACTAAACATGCTGTATAGCAGTGTACTGTGgttattttttgcttgtttataTCATGCCATATCTAAACACATGACTCCatgttgcagcggggattactgcaacaagcatatttcaaaccaggagtctcATGGAaagcgaagtatatatggacagattcttggtagatgtttcagaggtgtttatttctccagccgcatggccggggctcagctcaggaaccccggagtcacgggacccgagggtccttggccacactggggaacacaaaccaaccactGGGGaatgagactgaccaggggcagggaaaccccatgtctcccctcagggcccctctcccagggctccatggcaggggagaagggaccccaacacctcacccgttttattttaataaaaggagaatgaaaacaactggataaacataacaagaacagtttcaagacaaaacaagccaccctcctgagtctttaaatgtccagtCAGATTCCGTGGAACAGCTTAGGggtgacagaagggagacagaactctccgggcatgctttgtggggaaactgaggcaggagagggtttaatttcttccctccccatttTCATCCtccccctcggcatcggagaggaattgtagggaaatggaattgtatagggaagccatggggtgaaaaacggattaggaataaactggggatagggtaaacttaggaaggggttcatattgggtatagggtaaaagggggaagtaggctgtggatagggaaattgctgggatggatattgtttataattttgtgcgtaacggctgcctttgactggaatacctccaggcccagtaacattcgctgcttgtaaacccttctttccttgcactatatcaaattgtacaacttccccatctcctacactttgcaggtaatttttagggttattccttttaatggcagttctatggatgaatagatcttcacctgtatcatctcgtgttataaatccatagttgttttttacattgtaccatttcacagttcctgtgactttcgtggctacaactTCTCCcatcacgtgcttgcgtgttcgtcgtggctgctggtcccgcgtggccgccgcctcgccgactCTGATGTCTTGGCtgggcccccgcgttgcggccgctccgcgctctccgagcggcgctgctccggcgcgtgtctgggctctgcggggccccgcgttgccatcgccgctggctccgtgccctgtgagcggttccgcTCCGCCAACTCCACGCCGCTTTGAGagcagtcacgggacccgagggtccttggcgttatcagggaacccaaaccaaccaatggggaatgaagctgaccagggacagggaagccccaTGTCTTCCCCccagggctcctctcccagggctccatggcagggggagggaccccaacaactCCAGACACTGTATGGAGGAGGTTTTGctttgggtgattttttttttttttttttttttttttctgggtgaaACAAGATGTCTTGTTAGCAATATCACAAAGATCTCTCTGTcacatttttccagtttttggAAGTTTGTTCAATTTTACATCCCACTTGGGTAGTTCTTGTTTCCTTAGATAATTATTGAATTTTTTCATATGATTTGATGTGCTAAACAAACTTGTACTGTTGTAACCAGTAGGCCTCTACACAGACAAAATAGCATTCAGATAGAGACAAAACTGTACTAAAACTGGCTTAATTTTATTGGACCTAACAAGGAAAGCAGTCAGCTGAGCACATTGTGAGCAGGAAGGTATTCTGGGGTAAGATAAAATCAGATTTCCTTAGAAATGCCTTTGGGGGGGATGATGGCCTCTTCCTTAATTGGACTGGACTTTACATATAGATGCATGATGATTTTCTCACCTAGTGAATAAAAACTGCTGAACGCTTTGGGCATTGAAGTTTTACTTGCTGTGGTTCTAAGTTAGAGCCACTAGACTCCAGCATAAAACAAATAGAGTAGTAAATATTGCTGGGCAGGCATCAGTTTCTCCATGGTAGTTGTTGATCTGACCACTGTCACCACAGTGCACTTTGTGATGTAATGGCAAAAGGAGGAAATAGGCTCATGGTAAGAAGGGGTATCTTAGGGGAGAATCCACAAATGAAGAGTTATAACTGAGCAGCTGATGTGCAATAGTTTGTGTATCATGACCTGAAACACACTATCTTTTTAAGTAAAAGTGGGGGAAGTATTTTCCAAGACATTGTTGAAGTGTAATTATTTTTGATTGACTAGCCTGAAAATGCAGGCTGTCCACTTCAATCTTCATCGCCAGATTGCTCATTTTATACGAGCATATATTTGGTATGGGATACTTTCCGCCTCACTTGAGTCAGTGGGAGGATTGTGTTACCCTGAATGCTGATGAGGGAAAATGCAGGCACTGAGGAGTGCTGTGCAGGAACAGCCAGTAGTTGTTGTCCAGGAAAAATGCTCAGCATTGATGGCTTCTCGGGTACTTCTAATGACCTGCTGAATTCTGGTGGcttttgcagtgctgctgca
The window above is part of the Corvus moneduloides isolate bCorMon1 chromosome 3, bCorMon1.pri, whole genome shotgun sequence genome. Proteins encoded here:
- the MEMO1 gene encoding protein MEMO1 isoform X2; amino-acid sequence: MQDIPIVDLVQPMLTNKWIPISPEKFSFLGLPIMCPSPDVHFPVWTFTEHLCMIFELTKRFMENCGRLECLSVCPYKQTKMNTVLKCICLILLKPWKGQRFRYSYYDESQGEIYRSIEHLDKMGMSIIEQLDPVSFSNYLKKYHNTICGRHPIGVLLNAINELQKNGMNMSFSFLNYAQSSQCRNWQDSSVSYAAGALMVH